Genomic segment of Paenibacillaceae bacterium GAS479:
TCCTCGAAGTTGGCGTTGTCGAACATCGCCCCTACACGCCCCTCGATGAACCTCGGCCTAACCTGGACGTTCGTAGCTGCGGACAGCGTAAACGGTTGAATAAGCCGCTCATCATACAGCTCCTTAACATACCGGAGCGCTTCCTTCACCTCGGGTTGGACGACCCAATATTCATAAGCGTCGCCAACCTGAAGGAAGCCGGTGCTCCTGGCATCAATCGGAATGCCCCAAGCGCCCATCAGATTGCGGACGAGCGAAGGCAACCCGTTGCCGATGATGCCGTAGGTGTCAGCAAGCCCGTTCTCATCGGGGTCCCGATCGCGGAAAGCAAGCAGCGTATTGCGGAATTGCTCCAGCGTCTGCGGCACCGGTAGTCCGAGCTTATCGAGCCAATCCTGCCGCAAAATAAGCACATGCTGACCCACGCTGCCCGGCGGCAGCTCATCTTGCAGCGGCAAGCCATACAGCTTTCCGTTCACTCGCAGCTCGTCATACTTGGGATTGTTAAGCTGTGCGCTCAAGTAAGGCAAGCCGGCGATCAGCTCATCGGAGAACGGGATGATTCGGCCTTCTTTGATCCACTTGTTGAAACGGCCGGTCTTCTCGTTGTCGACGATCGTCAGCACATCGGGATAACCACCCGTCGCCATTAAAATATCGAGCTGAGTGTCCTCCCAGCCCCCTGTCTGCAGCGAGATCCGCGTGCCGGTCGCCTCTTCAATTGCCTTCAACACACGATCATCTTGACTGCCGTAGTTTTGGCGGTCGAAGCTATAGATGCTGATCGGCACAACTGCCTCCGTGCTAGAACTGGAGGAAGGGGAGCTGCAGCCCGCCATTCCGATGAAGCCTGCCAGCAGCAGGCCCGATAATCGCCAAGCCTTGCGCGCCATGTCCACTCCTCCTCCGTCTGTTATTCACTCACATTGTAACGGATAATTGTGAAAAAGGAAGCGAAGATAGGAAAGGTTTTCCCCTTCCCTATCCCCCTATTTTCTGCTATGAATTGCTGGCTGCAATGGCATCGCTCATCGATTTCATCGCTGCTTCGCCGCCGGCAGCCCTCCAGCTGGCAACGAACTTATCAAAGCCTTTGTCGATGTCTACTTTGCCGAGTACAGCCTGAATGAAGAATTCATTTTGCAACGTCTTGCCCGTGCCCATGAATTTAGACCACTCTTCATTCATCACATTGTAGGATGCTGGCTCCAGCAGGTATTTGTTGACGCGGTCAAGATTCTCCTGAATCAAAGCTCCATAACCCGGATATCCGGCTTCAGACGCTTTAATATAGAACTCACTAACCATTGGCGACCAGCGTACAAGTCCCCAGTTCAGCTCATGGAACTGCCCGGATGTGTTGACGTTGAAGCCAGGGTCCTTCTTCTTCTCTTCGTCATTCCATACGAGCTTGTCGCCCTCCATCTTGTAGTGGACACCCTCGATGCCGACAGTGCTCAGCTTCGTGCCCTCTTCCGAGATTAGGAAATCAAGCAGCTTCGCCGCGGCAAGCGGGTCCTTCGCCTGGCTGGAAATCGCCGTGTAAGCCCAGTGTCCGTTACCTTTGGAATAACCGAAAGCTCCATCCGTTCCTTTGAGCGCGGACATCTGAATCACTTTGCCGTCCGGCGCATTTTGCTTCAGGGCTGTGTTGCGATTAACGAGCTGATCAAAGTTCATGTTCTCAACCGTCACACCGATGCGGCCTTCCGCGAATACCGGACGTGTCTTCGTAATGTTCGTCTGGGTGAGTGTATCTGGATGAATGAGGCCATTGTCATATAGCTTTTTGACCCACTTGAGCGCTTCCTTCGTCTGCGGCTGGACAGCCCAGTACTCGTAACCGTCCCCCACTTTGAGGAAGCCC
This window contains:
- a CDS encoding ABC-type glycerol-3-phosphate transport system, substrate-binding protein, translating into MARKAWRLSGLLLAGFIGMAGCSSPSSSSSTEAVVPISIYSFDRQNYGSQDDRVLKAIEEATGTRISLQTGGWEDTQLDILMATGGYPDVLTIVDNEKTGRFNKWIKEGRIIPFSDELIAGLPYLSAQLNNPKYDELRVNGKLYGLPLQDELPPGSVGQHVLILRQDWLDKLGLPVPQTLEQFRNTLLAFRDRDPDENGLADTYGIIGNGLPSLVRNLMGAWGIPIDARSTGFLQVGDAYEYWVVQPEVKEALRYVKELYDERLIQPFTLSAATNVQVRPRFIEGRVGAMFDNANFEELLKKQEQLRRNFKDAELMEAAALAGPDGKRGYSVGSGFWGYTVLTDKAQNPAAVARLLNYLLSDEGNRLTLYGLPDVHYREDKGQISLLLDERKKDIGFGTLHPEAAHELNWGLVSWTRMTETDYLRFRESSTPGFTDVVQENLERINRYRIEPASYNLATSRWVSFKSTSDELTESYFGKMIMGELDIDGGFEKFVSKWMESGGAEAMNEMSGALVRSADTGSSE
- a CDS encoding ABC-type glycerol-3-phosphate transport system, substrate-binding protein, which codes for MASVWKRAPLILVLMLFVLAVAACSSNSKEENTGEQATPVASPGSSAAPSTKPEPSKEPTPISIYSYDRTDYGSDRVVQEIEKLTNTKLSIQAGIPWDPEQLNVMTATGNYPDVITIIDNDTFDRTGQWIKSGILSPITDEMLEQLPNLKALLTQPEFKDLKVDGKYYLIPMRDEPPLGSAGQFVFQIRQDWLDKLSLPVPTTTDEFFDTLMKFKTEDPDGNKKADTYGLITNGLDKLVSYSVGFFGIPHDERSTGFLKVGDGYEYWAVQPQTKEALKWVKKLYDNGLIHPDTLTQTNITKTRPVFAEGRIGVTVENMNFDQLVNRNTALKQNAPDGKVIQMSALKGTDGAFGYSKGNGHWAYTAISSQAKDPLAAAKLLDFLISEEGTKLSTVGIEGVHYKMEGDKLVWNDEEKKKDPGFNVNTSGQFHELNWGLVRWSPMVSEFYIKASEAGYPGYGALIQENLDRVNKYLLEPASYNVMNEEWSKFMGTGKTLQNEFFIQAVLGKVDIDKGFDKFVASWRAAGGEAAMKSMSDAIAASNS